A single Bacillus sp. OxB-1 DNA region contains:
- a CDS encoding ABC transporter ATP-binding protein: protein MKNQPMQKGATKQFFGLLKGLKWPIGVAVVALLLSLLETAAALVIPLITRDLVDTLSSALFNWKTAALLFIIFIIQAVTGGVSYYLLTYIGETIVADLRSRLWNKVLRLPVPYFDANETGETMSRITQDTTTLKDLVTNHLVTFISGLISIVGSIIILFVLDWKMTLIMLVSIPVSMAIMFPLGRIMHKVAKATQAEMASFSGHLGRVLGDIRLVKTYRAEPFEAEKGSKAIRSLFGFGLKEARIHAVISPVMTLMMMSILVVILGYGGAQVSRGALSAGTLVAIIFFMFQIIVPFAQMAKFFTSFQKAVGATERIQTILGLPSERAEGQAAVPSGNIRFDHVSFSYETGRPVLSDVSFEVRPGTVTAFVGPSGGGKTTLFSLLERFYVPVEGVISIDGMPIDKIALSEWRRKIGYVSQESPLLSGTILDNIAYGLERRPSAEEVRNAAEAANALDFIEAMPDQFETLVGERGMKLSGGQRQRVAIARALLYNPEILLLDEATSNLDSGSEIHVQEALARLMEGRTTLVIAHRLATIIHADQLIFLERGEITGRGTHEELYRHHALYREFAQGQGLT from the coding sequence ATGAAAAACCAACCGATGCAAAAAGGGGCGACGAAGCAGTTTTTCGGTCTCTTGAAAGGGTTGAAGTGGCCGATCGGGGTTGCGGTTGTGGCACTCCTCCTTTCATTGTTGGAAACGGCGGCTGCACTTGTCATCCCGCTTATTACGAGGGATTTGGTCGATACCTTGTCCAGCGCCCTGTTCAACTGGAAAACGGCGGCGTTGCTGTTCATCATTTTCATCATTCAAGCGGTGACCGGAGGTGTCTCGTATTATTTATTGACGTACATCGGCGAGACGATTGTCGCTGATCTGCGAAGTCGGTTGTGGAATAAAGTGCTCCGCCTTCCGGTTCCGTATTTCGATGCAAATGAAACGGGCGAAACGATGAGCCGGATCACTCAGGATACGACGACATTGAAAGACTTGGTCACGAATCATCTCGTCACCTTCATATCCGGGCTGATTTCGATTGTCGGTTCCATCATCATTCTGTTCGTGCTCGATTGGAAAATGACCCTGATTATGCTGGTCAGCATTCCGGTCAGCATGGCGATCATGTTTCCGCTTGGCCGGATTATGCACAAAGTGGCGAAGGCGACGCAGGCGGAAATGGCGTCCTTTTCGGGCCATCTAGGCCGGGTTTTAGGCGATATCCGCCTCGTCAAGACGTATCGGGCGGAGCCGTTCGAAGCGGAGAAGGGCAGCAAGGCAATCCGGTCGCTTTTCGGCTTCGGTTTGAAAGAGGCGAGGATCCACGCCGTCATTTCACCAGTGATGACATTGATGATGATGAGCATCCTTGTCGTGATCCTCGGATATGGCGGTGCCCAAGTGTCGCGGGGTGCTCTGTCGGCAGGAACCCTTGTGGCGATCATTTTCTTCATGTTTCAGATCATAGTGCCGTTTGCGCAGATGGCAAAGTTTTTCACTTCTTTCCAGAAAGCGGTCGGGGCGACGGAACGGATCCAGACGATTCTGGGCTTGCCAAGCGAGCGGGCGGAAGGACAAGCTGCTGTTCCGTCAGGGAATATCCGATTTGACCATGTCTCATTTTCCTATGAAACGGGGAGGCCGGTGTTATCGGATGTCTCGTTTGAAGTGCGTCCGGGAACAGTTACGGCCTTTGTCGGACCGAGCGGCGGCGGGAAAACGACTCTCTTTTCATTGTTGGAAAGGTTTTACGTTCCCGTGGAAGGAGTAATTTCGATAGACGGAATGCCGATTGATAAGATCGCCTTGTCGGAATGGCGGAGAAAAATCGGTTACGTTTCCCAGGAGAGTCCGCTATTGAGCGGAACAATTCTCGATAATATTGCATATGGATTGGAACGTCGCCCTTCTGCGGAAGAAGTCCGAAATGCAGCGGAAGCGGCGAACGCACTGGATTTTATCGAAGCGATGCCCGACCAGTTTGAAACGCTGGTCGGCGAGCGGGGCATGAAGCTATCAGGTGGGCAACGGCAGCGGGTCGCCATCGCTCGTGCTTTGCTCTATAATCCGGAAATTTTGCTACTGGACGAAGCGACCTCCAATTTGGATAGCGGTTCGGAAATCCATGTACAAGAAGCGCTCGCCCGGCTTATGGAAGGGCGAACGACTCTCGTCATCGCGCATCGTCTGGCGACCATCATCCATGCAGATCAATTGATCTTCTTGGAAAGAGGAGAAATCACCGGCAGGGGGACACATGAAGAGTTGTACCGCCACCATGCGCTCTATCGGGAATTTGCGCAAGGCCAAGGATTGACTTAA
- a CDS encoding uracil-DNA glycosylase: protein MFRIPESIADLGKRRIEGFPVEGFVYGEGPEHPELMLIGEAPGEFEIVDGIPFIGRAGKELMKSLGTIGLTREDVYITSSVRSRPYRWGTKKERDGTMTERKYNRPPTQKEILAHAPVLDYELVNVKPKLIVTLGNVGLQRLLGKSAKVTELHGQLLDRPVQYLHELEDRTFQWTKKHYKIVPTFHPASIFYRPSHRPDLEADWLEIGRILAEMKSKE from the coding sequence ATGTTTCGCATACCAGAGTCGATTGCAGATCTTGGCAAGCGGCGGATTGAAGGGTTTCCGGTGGAAGGGTTTGTCTATGGGGAAGGGCCGGAACATCCCGAGCTGATGTTGATCGGGGAAGCGCCTGGGGAGTTTGAGATTGTCGATGGCATCCCGTTTATCGGCCGGGCCGGCAAGGAATTGATGAAATCCCTGGGAACGATCGGATTGACACGCGAAGATGTATACATTACGAGCTCTGTCCGGAGCCGTCCGTATCGCTGGGGGACAAAGAAAGAGCGGGACGGGACCATGACGGAGCGGAAATACAACCGGCCGCCGACGCAAAAAGAGATTTTGGCCCATGCTCCTGTCCTTGATTATGAACTCGTCAACGTCAAGCCGAAACTGATTGTCACCCTTGGCAACGTGGGCTTGCAACGGTTGCTCGGGAAATCGGCGAAAGTGACCGAGCTTCATGGACAATTGTTGGATCGTCCCGTCCAATATTTGCATGAACTTGAGGACCGCACTTTCCAGTGGACGAAGAAACATTATAAAATCGTTCCGACATTCCATCCGGCTTCCATCTTTTATCGGCCTTCGCATCGGCCGGATTTGGAAGCAGATTGGCTGGAAATCGGGCGCATTTTAGCAGAAATGAAAAGCAAAGAATAG
- a CDS encoding MFS transporter → MATGKQTITRNKLLGIAGTGWMFDAMDVGILSFVIAAIAVDWQLSPSEMGWIGSVNSIGMAVGAFCFGLLADRIGRKQVFMLTLVLFSVASGLSAATTTLAAFLVLRFLVGAGLGGELPVASTLVSESVSAKERGRVVVLLESFWAAGWLLSALIAYFIIPDYGWRIALVITALPAFYAIYLRRNLPDSPKFEQEGKPKETIMSKMKGIWSKKYARRTMMLWIVWFTVVFSYYGMFLWLPSVMVLKGFSMIKSFGYVLLMTLAQLPGYFTAAWLIEKVGRKFVLATYLLGTAASALAFGNADTLAMLLLSGALLSFFNLGAWGALYAYSPEQYPTAIRATGSGMAAAVGRIGGIFGPLLVGWLLAADYGFGTIFGIFCGAIVIGVLAVVFLGTETKQMELE, encoded by the coding sequence ATGGCAACTGGGAAGCAAACGATTACTCGCAATAAATTATTAGGGATTGCCGGGACAGGCTGGATGTTCGATGCAATGGATGTTGGGATTTTATCTTTCGTCATTGCAGCCATTGCGGTCGATTGGCAATTATCGCCTTCCGAAATGGGCTGGATCGGCAGTGTGAACTCGATCGGGATGGCAGTCGGTGCATTTTGTTTCGGTTTGTTGGCCGACAGGATTGGGAGAAAACAGGTTTTCATGCTGACGCTTGTCCTGTTTTCGGTAGCGAGCGGATTATCAGCGGCCACGACTACATTGGCCGCCTTCCTCGTATTGCGATTTTTAGTAGGGGCGGGACTTGGCGGTGAATTGCCGGTCGCTTCCACATTAGTGTCGGAAAGCGTCTCCGCGAAAGAGCGTGGACGGGTTGTCGTCCTGCTGGAAAGCTTTTGGGCGGCGGGCTGGTTGCTGTCGGCGTTGATCGCCTATTTCATCATTCCGGATTACGGTTGGCGGATTGCGCTGGTCATTACCGCGTTACCTGCATTTTACGCCATTTACCTCCGACGGAACTTACCTGATTCCCCGAAATTCGAACAAGAAGGGAAGCCGAAGGAAACGATCATGTCCAAAATGAAAGGCATCTGGTCGAAGAAGTATGCACGTCGGACTATGATGCTGTGGATTGTCTGGTTCACGGTCGTCTTCTCTTATTACGGTATGTTCCTTTGGCTGCCGAGTGTCATGGTCTTGAAAGGATTTAGTATGATCAAGAGCTTCGGTTATGTCCTGCTCATGACACTTGCCCAGTTGCCGGGCTACTTTACCGCGGCTTGGCTCATTGAGAAAGTCGGCCGGAAGTTCGTCTTGGCGACCTATCTGCTTGGAACCGCCGCGAGTGCACTTGCTTTCGGGAATGCGGATACCCTCGCGATGCTTCTGCTATCAGGGGCATTGCTATCCTTCTTCAACTTGGGTGCATGGGGTGCCCTCTATGCGTATTCGCCGGAACAATACCCGACCGCTATCCGCGCGACTGGCTCCGGCATGGCGGCTGCTGTCGGTCGAATCGGCGGCATTTTCGGACCGCTGCTCGTCGGTTGGCTCCTCGCCGCAGATTACGGTTTCGGAACAATCTTCGGCATCTTCTGCGGCGCCATCGTCATTGGTGTGTTGGCCGTCGTGTTTTTAGGGACGGAAACGAAACAGATGGAATTGGAATAA
- the zupT gene encoding zinc transporter ZupT, producing MDGTILYAFALTLFAGLATGIGSLLAFFTKRTNTKFLSIALGFSAGVMIYVSLIEIFVKAKDELVAELGMTQGYWMTVAGFFGGMLLIALIDHFIPAIGNPHEVKSVEDVDAGPSNDEYAKLKKMGMFTALAIAIHNFPEGIATFTSALQDPTLGVAIAIAVAIHNIPEGIAVAIPIFYATGNRKQAFKLSFLSGLAEPVGAIVAFLILMPFLNGIMFGVIFAAVAGIMVFISLDELLPAAQKYDEAHLSIYGLMAGMAVMAISLILVA from the coding sequence ATGGACGGAACGATTCTTTATGCCTTTGCCCTCACCCTGTTTGCGGGGTTGGCGACGGGCATCGGTAGTTTACTTGCCTTTTTCACAAAACGGACGAATACTAAATTCTTATCGATAGCCTTGGGGTTCTCGGCGGGTGTCATGATTTATGTCTCGCTCATCGAAATTTTTGTCAAAGCGAAAGATGAGCTAGTTGCAGAACTTGGCATGACGCAAGGCTATTGGATGACAGTCGCCGGGTTTTTCGGCGGAATGCTGCTCATTGCGCTGATCGACCATTTCATCCCGGCCATCGGCAATCCGCATGAAGTAAAGAGTGTTGAGGATGTGGATGCGGGTCCTTCGAATGATGAGTATGCCAAGCTGAAGAAGATGGGGATGTTTACAGCGTTGGCGATCGCCATCCACAACTTTCCTGAAGGAATTGCGACATTTACATCGGCCTTGCAAGACCCGACACTCGGTGTCGCCATTGCAATCGCAGTCGCTATTCACAATATCCCGGAAGGAATTGCTGTCGCCATCCCGATCTTTTACGCAACCGGCAACCGGAAGCAGGCTTTTAAGCTGTCATTTTTGTCGGGACTTGCGGAACCGGTCGGTGCGATTGTGGCATTTTTGATACTGATGCCATTTTTGAACGGCATCATGTTCGGCGTCATCTTCGCAGCAGTCGCGGGCATCATGGTGTTCATTTCTCTTGATGAATTGTTGCCGGCTGCGCAAAAGTACGATGAAGCCCATTTATCCATTTACGGATTAATGGCGGGAATGGCGGTTATGGCCATCAGTCTAATACTCGTTGCATAG